A stretch of the Serratia marcescens genome encodes the following:
- a CDS encoding TonB-dependent siderophore receptor → MKRKHLWVLNPCLLAMLAPAAWAEDQKAGNEEQLVVSASRSHRSVAEMAQTTWVIESQEIEQQVQGGKEIKDMLAQLIPGMDVSGQGRTNYGMNMRGRSMMVMIDGVRLNSSRSDSRQLDSIDPFNIDHIEVISGATSLYGGGSTGGLINIVTKKGQREQQVELQIGGKTGFGGHNDHDENVAAAVSGGNDNASGRLSVSYQRYGGWYDGKGNEVLIDNTQTGLQYSDRLDVMGTGTLNIDDHQQLQLTTQYYKSQSDGDHGLFLGENFAAVTGGAKAYNSGNLNSDRIPGTERHLINLQYSNTDFLGQDLVAQVYYRDETLTFYPFPTLAGKAPDYYVSSIGASQQKTDFYGGKLTLNSKPVDALTLTYGIDAEHESFNANQQFFNLAKAQQSGGMTLENAYSTGRYPSYTTSNLASFLQASYDINPIFTLSGGVRYQYTENKIDDFVGYNQQQAIATGAATSADAIPGGKTDYNNALFNAGLLAHLTDRQQTWFNFSQGFEIPDPGKYYGNGTYALNGGHYQLLKSVNVGDSKLEGIKVNAYELGWRYTGDNLRTQIAAYYSLSDKSIAINKTDMTINVNADKRRIYGVEGAVDYFFEDSDWSAGTNFNVIRSETKVNGEWKKLVVDTASPSKVTAYVGWAPGDWNLRLQSQQTFDVSDDGDYTKANSTQGRKIDGYNTLDFLGSYSLPVGKISFSVENLLDKQYTTVWGQRAPILYSPTYGSPELYSYKGRGRTFGLNYSVLF, encoded by the coding sequence ATGAAACGCAAACACCTTTGGGTATTGAACCCTTGTCTGCTGGCAATGCTTGCGCCGGCGGCTTGGGCAGAAGATCAGAAAGCCGGCAACGAAGAGCAGTTGGTGGTCTCCGCCAGCCGTTCGCACCGCAGCGTGGCGGAAATGGCGCAGACCACTTGGGTCATCGAAAGCCAGGAGATTGAACAGCAGGTTCAGGGCGGTAAAGAGATCAAAGACATGTTGGCGCAGCTGATCCCCGGCATGGACGTCAGCGGCCAGGGCCGCACCAACTATGGTATGAATATGCGCGGCCGTTCGATGATGGTGATGATCGACGGCGTACGCCTGAATTCATCGCGCAGCGACAGCCGCCAGTTGGATTCGATCGATCCGTTCAATATCGATCATATTGAGGTGATTTCCGGCGCGACTTCGCTGTACGGCGGTGGCAGCACCGGCGGCCTGATCAACATCGTCACCAAAAAGGGGCAACGGGAACAGCAGGTCGAGTTGCAGATCGGCGGTAAAACCGGCTTTGGCGGCCATAACGATCACGACGAGAACGTGGCGGCGGCGGTCAGCGGCGGCAACGACAACGCCTCGGGGCGCCTGTCCGTTTCTTACCAGCGCTATGGCGGCTGGTACGACGGCAAAGGCAATGAGGTACTGATCGACAATACCCAAACCGGCCTGCAGTATTCCGATCGCCTTGACGTGATGGGCACCGGCACCCTCAACATCGACGATCATCAACAGCTGCAGCTGACCACCCAATACTACAAAAGCCAATCCGACGGCGACCACGGCCTGTTCCTGGGGGAAAACTTCGCGGCGGTGACGGGCGGCGCCAAGGCATACAACAGCGGCAACTTAAATTCCGACCGCATCCCCGGCACCGAACGCCATCTGATCAACCTGCAGTATTCCAACACCGATTTCCTTGGCCAGGATTTGGTGGCGCAGGTCTACTACCGCGACGAAACCTTGACCTTCTACCCATTCCCGACGCTGGCGGGCAAAGCGCCGGACTATTACGTCAGCAGCATTGGCGCTTCGCAGCAAAAAACCGATTTCTACGGCGGCAAGCTGACGTTAAACAGCAAGCCTGTCGATGCGCTGACGCTGACTTACGGCATCGACGCCGAGCATGAGAGCTTCAACGCCAACCAACAGTTTTTCAACCTGGCGAAGGCCCAACAGTCCGGCGGCATGACGCTGGAGAACGCTTACAGCACCGGCCGCTATCCGAGCTATACCACCAGCAACCTGGCGTCGTTCCTGCAGGCCAGCTACGATATCAACCCGATCTTCACCCTGAGCGGCGGCGTGCGTTACCAATACACCGAAAACAAGATTGACGACTTCGTCGGCTATAACCAACAGCAGGCGATCGCCACCGGCGCCGCGACTTCTGCCGACGCGATACCGGGAGGGAAAACCGACTACAACAACGCGCTGTTTAATGCCGGCCTGTTGGCGCACCTGACCGATCGCCAGCAAACCTGGTTCAACTTCTCTCAGGGCTTCGAGATCCCGGATCCGGGCAAATATTACGGCAACGGCACCTACGCGTTGAACGGCGGCCATTACCAGTTGCTGAAGAGCGTCAACGTCGGCGATTCCAAGCTGGAAGGCATCAAGGTCAATGCCTACGAGTTGGGCTGGCGCTATACCGGCGATAACCTCCGCACGCAAATCGCCGCCTACTACTCGCTGTCCGACAAGAGCATCGCCATCAACAAAACCGACATGACCATCAACGTCAATGCGGACAAGCGCCGCATCTACGGGGTGGAAGGCGCGGTGGATTATTTCTTTGAAGACAGCGACTGGAGCGCCGGCACCAACTTCAACGTTATCCGTTCCGAAACCAAGGTCAACGGCGAATGGAAGAAGTTGGTGGTGGATACCGCCAGCCCATCGAAAGTCACCGCTTATGTCGGCTGGGCGCCGGGCGACTGGAATCTGCGCTTACAGTCGCAGCAAACCTTCGACGTGTCGGACGACGGCGATTACACCAAGGCCAACTCCACTCAGGGCCGCAAGATCGATGGCTACAACACCCTCGATTTTCTCGGCAGCTATAGCCTGCCGGTGGGGAAAATCAGCTTCAGCGTGGAAAACCTGCTGGACAAGCAGTACACCACCGTTTGGGGCCAACGCGCGCCGATCCTGTACAGCCCGACCTACGGCTCGCCTGAGCTGTACAGCTATAAAGGCCGCGGACGCACCTTCGGTTTGAACTACTCGGTGTTGTTCTGA
- a CDS encoding siderophore-interacting protein — translation MSASYRIFDITLKSKTLISPSLVRCVFEGADIHRMKLEAPDQRIKLLFPAADGKIPQLVNSPDWYGDYMAIPKEQRPVMRTYTLRALRREQNQMDVEFVLHGVNGPASAWATHAEPGDAIQTVAPNGEFGGDSGGYEWAPPAQLQQALLIADETAVPAAMGILEQLAQQANPPRVQAFFEVPVAGDCLDLARFPFAEVYWLPRDVGHQLAHGTLLVEAVRQRVDIPASACAQAQSLAESSLSDEVLWERAAGGNAFYAWVAAESSTVKTLRRYLIGERDLDRATVNFMAYWC, via the coding sequence ATGTCCGCCAGCTACAGAATTTTTGATATCACCTTGAAAAGTAAAACGCTGATTTCACCTTCGCTGGTGCGCTGCGTGTTTGAAGGTGCGGATATTCATCGGATGAAGCTTGAAGCGCCAGATCAGCGCATCAAACTGTTGTTCCCGGCGGCGGACGGCAAGATCCCGCAGTTGGTCAACAGCCCGGACTGGTACGGCGATTACATGGCGATCCCCAAAGAACAGCGTCCGGTGATGCGCACCTATACGCTGCGTGCGTTGCGCCGTGAGCAGAATCAGATGGACGTCGAATTCGTGCTGCATGGCGTGAACGGTCCGGCTTCCGCCTGGGCGACCCACGCCGAGCCGGGTGATGCCATTCAGACGGTCGCGCCCAACGGCGAGTTCGGCGGCGACAGCGGCGGCTACGAATGGGCGCCGCCGGCGCAGTTGCAGCAGGCGCTGTTGATCGCCGATGAGACGGCGGTGCCGGCGGCGATGGGTATTCTGGAGCAGCTGGCGCAGCAGGCCAATCCGCCGCGGGTGCAGGCATTCTTCGAGGTGCCGGTGGCGGGGGATTGCCTGGATTTGGCCCGTTTCCCGTTCGCTGAGGTTTACTGGCTGCCGCGCGACGTAGGGCACCAACTGGCACACGGCACGCTGCTGGTGGAGGCGGTGCGCCAGCGGGTCGACATTCCCGCGTCGGCGTGCGCGCAGGCGCAGTCCCTGGCGGAAAGCAGCCTGAGCGATGAGGTGTTGTGGGAGCGGGCGGCCGGCGGTAACGCTTTTTATGCCTGGGTGGCGGCCGAGTCTTCCACGGTGAAAACGCTGCGGCGTTATCTGATCGGCGAACGCGATTTGGATCGCGCTACCGTCAACTTCATGGCCTATTGGTGCTGA
- a CDS encoding MurR/RpiR family transcriptional regulator, translating to MQRFDERLRRDYPQLTPQEQRVADFIFDHYDDLIGYNSAELARLSGVSKATVSRLFKRLGYPNYRAMRDELRTLRQSGMPLTDSRDAVQGDTLLARHCKQEMANLTRWVKQIDAVQFSAAIAALTQARGVLLLGLRNSYPVAMHLRQQLMQVREQVLLAPQPGQTLAEDLAGLTPQDMAVVVAFRRRPRQIKAVLTLLQSRGVPTLLICEPQAQALFPLANWHLTVPLDSVSAFDSYAAAMSLASLLSNALLHERLAQGRQRIHHVAELFQALDELELR from the coding sequence ATGCAACGGTTCGACGAACGCCTGCGCCGCGACTACCCACAGCTGACGCCGCAGGAGCAGCGGGTGGCCGACTTCATCTTCGATCACTATGACGATTTGATCGGTTACAACAGCGCCGAGCTGGCGCGCCTGAGCGGCGTTTCCAAAGCCACGGTCAGCCGCTTGTTCAAACGGCTGGGCTACCCCAACTACCGCGCCATGCGCGATGAGCTTCGCACCCTGCGCCAGAGCGGCATGCCGCTGACCGACAGCCGCGATGCGGTGCAGGGCGATACGCTGTTGGCGCGGCACTGTAAGCAGGAAATGGCCAACCTCACCCGCTGGGTAAAGCAGATCGATGCGGTACAGTTCAGCGCGGCGATCGCCGCACTGACGCAGGCGCGAGGCGTACTGCTGCTGGGGCTGCGCAACAGCTATCCGGTGGCGATGCACCTGCGCCAGCAGCTGATGCAGGTGCGTGAACAGGTTCTGCTGGCGCCGCAGCCGGGGCAGACGCTGGCGGAAGATCTGGCGGGGCTGACGCCGCAGGACATGGCGGTGGTGGTGGCGTTCCGTCGCCGGCCGCGTCAGATAAAGGCGGTGCTGACGCTGTTGCAAAGTCGCGGAGTACCGACGCTGCTGATCTGCGAGCCGCAGGCGCAGGCGCTGTTTCCGTTGGCCAACTGGCACTTGACCGTGCCGCTCGACAGCGTGTCGGCGTTCGACAGCTATGCCGCTGCCATGAGCCTGGCCAGCCTGCTCAGCAATGCGTTGCTGCATGAGCGGCTGGCTCAGGGGCGGCAGCGTATTCATCACGTCGCCGAACTGTTCCAGGCGCTGGACGAACTGGAGCTGCGTTAA
- a CDS encoding pyridoxal-phosphate-dependent aminotransferase family protein encodes MLDISQFDQINPPARLLMGPGPINADPRVLRAMSSQLIGQYDPAMTGYMNQVMALYRALFRTENRWTMLVDGTSRAGIEAMLVSAIRPGDKVLVPVFGRFGHLLCEIARRCRAEVHTIEVPWGEVFSADRIEDAIKRVRPRLLLTVQGDTSTTMLQPLHELGDICRRHGVLFYTDATASFGGNPLETDAWGLDAVSAGLQKCLGGPSGSSPVTLSPQFEEIVRRRKCVEEGIRTAEHADGDDEMIYSNYFDLGMIMDYWGPERLNHHTEATSMLFAARECARVILEEGLDHAIARHRLHGAAMLAGIRGMGLAVFGDLDHRMNNVLGVMIPPQVHGEQVRQMMLNDFAIEIGTSFGPLQGKIWRIGTMGYNARKDCVLQTLAALEAVLNRLGFASKQGEALQAAWNVYDAGKRG; translated from the coding sequence ATGTTGGATATCTCGCAATTCGATCAGATTAACCCGCCGGCGCGCCTGCTGATGGGGCCGGGGCCGATCAACGCCGATCCGCGCGTACTGCGCGCCATGTCGAGCCAGCTGATCGGCCAGTACGATCCGGCGATGACCGGCTATATGAATCAGGTCATGGCGCTGTACCGCGCGCTGTTCCGCACCGAAAACCGCTGGACGATGCTGGTGGACGGCACCTCGCGCGCCGGCATCGAAGCGATGCTGGTTTCCGCTATTCGGCCGGGCGATAAGGTGTTGGTGCCGGTCTTCGGCCGTTTCGGGCATCTGCTGTGCGAGATTGCCCGCCGCTGCCGTGCCGAGGTACACACGATCGAGGTACCGTGGGGCGAGGTGTTCAGCGCCGATCGCATCGAAGACGCGATTAAGCGAGTGCGTCCGCGCCTGCTGCTGACGGTGCAGGGCGACACCTCCACCACCATGCTGCAGCCGCTGCATGAGCTGGGCGATATCTGCCGCCGCCACGGCGTGCTGTTCTATACCGACGCAACGGCTTCCTTTGGCGGCAACCCGTTGGAGACCGATGCCTGGGGGCTGGATGCGGTCTCCGCCGGGCTGCAGAAGTGCCTGGGCGGGCCCTCCGGCAGTTCGCCGGTCACTCTCAGCCCGCAGTTTGAAGAGATTGTGCGCCGCCGTAAATGCGTGGAGGAGGGGATCCGCACCGCCGAGCATGCCGACGGCGACGACGAGATGATCTACTCCAACTATTTCGACCTCGGCATGATCATGGATTATTGGGGGCCGGAGCGTCTCAATCACCATACCGAAGCCACCAGCATGCTGTTCGCGGCGCGAGAATGCGCGCGAGTGATCCTCGAAGAAGGGCTGGATCACGCCATCGCTCGCCACCGGCTGCACGGCGCGGCAATGCTGGCGGGCATCCGGGGCATGGGGCTGGCGGTGTTCGGCGATCTCGATCACCGCATGAACAACGTGCTCGGCGTGATGATCCCGCCGCAGGTGCACGGCGAACAGGTGCGGCAGATGATGCTGAACGACTTCGCCATCGAAATCGGCACCTCGTTCGGCCCGCTGCAGGGCAAGATCTGGCGCATCGGCACCATGGGCTACAACGCGCGCAAGGATTGCGTGCTGCAAACCCTGGCGGCGCTGGAGGCGGTGTTGAATCGTCTCGGCTTCGCCAGCAAGCAGGGCGAGGCGTTGCAGGCCGCCTGGAACGTTTATGACGCAGGCAAACGTGGATGA
- the hpxK gene encoding allantoate amidohydrolase has translation MTPVEAQQAAARVMARCDELAAISAEPDRLTRLYLSAEHRRANRLVGEWMRESGMQVWQDSVGNICGRYEGLTPAAPALLLGSHLDTVRNAGRYDGMLGVLTALETVAHYHRQGRRLPLALEVIGFADEEGARFGVTLLGSRGLTGQWPAEWLACTDADGISVAQAMRDFGLDPAAIAQARRAPNEIRAYLELHIEQGPCLEAADLALGVVTAINGARRLTCTFNGEAGHAGTVPMGQRKDALAAAAEWMMAVETLTRAADPHLVATVGCIECLPGAVNVIPGEVRLTLDVRGPQDAQLAALLSALLAQAQAICVRRGVRFASEEFYRIDATACDAELQHRWQAAVEQVQGRGLALPSGAGHDAIAVAAHWPVGMLFVRCAGGVSHHPDEAVRPADVALAIRAYCLMIAGWEKGESV, from the coding sequence ATGACGCCGGTGGAGGCGCAGCAGGCTGCCGCACGGGTGATGGCGCGCTGTGACGAGCTGGCGGCGATCAGCGCAGAGCCCGATCGGCTGACGCGTCTTTATCTCTCTGCTGAACATCGGCGCGCCAATCGTCTGGTCGGAGAGTGGATGCGCGAGAGCGGGATGCAGGTTTGGCAGGACAGCGTCGGTAATATCTGCGGCCGTTATGAAGGGCTCACGCCCGCTGCCCCCGCGCTGCTGCTCGGTTCGCATCTGGACACGGTGCGCAACGCCGGGCGCTATGACGGCATGCTCGGCGTGCTCACGGCGCTGGAAACGGTGGCGCACTATCACCGCCAGGGGCGTCGATTGCCGCTGGCGCTGGAGGTGATCGGCTTTGCCGACGAAGAGGGCGCGCGCTTTGGCGTCACGCTGCTCGGCAGCCGCGGCCTGACCGGCCAGTGGCCCGCAGAGTGGCTGGCGTGCACCGACGCCGACGGCATCAGCGTGGCACAGGCCATGCGCGACTTTGGGCTGGATCCGGCGGCGATTGCGCAGGCGCGTCGCGCGCCAAACGAAATTCGCGCCTATCTCGAATTGCATATCGAACAGGGCCCGTGTCTGGAGGCAGCCGATTTGGCGCTGGGCGTGGTGACGGCGATCAATGGCGCGCGCCGGCTTACCTGCACTTTCAACGGTGAGGCGGGCCACGCCGGCACGGTGCCGATGGGGCAGCGCAAAGACGCGTTGGCGGCCGCGGCGGAATGGATGATGGCGGTCGAAACGCTGACCCGCGCCGCCGATCCGCATTTGGTGGCCACCGTGGGGTGTATTGAATGCCTGCCGGGCGCGGTCAATGTGATCCCCGGTGAAGTGCGATTGACGCTCGACGTCCGCGGCCCGCAGGATGCGCAACTGGCGGCGCTATTGTCGGCGTTGCTGGCGCAGGCGCAGGCGATCTGCGTACGCCGCGGAGTACGCTTCGCCAGTGAAGAGTTTTACCGCATTGACGCCACCGCCTGCGACGCGGAGCTGCAGCACCGTTGGCAGGCGGCCGTCGAGCAGGTACAGGGGCGCGGCCTGGCGCTGCCGAGCGGCGCCGGTCACGATGCCATCGCCGTGGCGGCGCACTGGCCGGTCGGCATGCTGTTCGTGCGTTGCGCCGGCGGCGTCAGTCATCATCCTGACGAAGCGGTGCGGCCGGCGGACGTAGCGCTGGCGATCCGGGCCTATTGCCTGATGATCGCCGGCTGGGAGAAGGGGGAATCAGTCTAA
- a CDS encoding amidohydrolase, with amino-acid sequence MSTLKITLLQQPLVWRDGPANLAAFDALLAPIVGRDLIVLPEMFTTGFAMDAGESALPEQQVIEWLHGWAVKSHALIGGSVALKTDEGAVNRFLLVEPGGQVHAYDKRHLFRMAGEHLHYQAGNRREIFEWRGWRILPQICYDLRFPVWARYQQDYDLALYVANWPAPRSSHWQTLLAARAIENQVYVAGCNRVGEDPNGLNYSGDSLIISPQGEILADAEPGAATRLDAELSLETLQSYRSAFPAWRDADSFLRLD; translated from the coding sequence ATGTCGACTTTAAAAATTACCCTGTTGCAGCAACCGCTGGTCTGGCGCGACGGCCCCGCCAACCTGGCGGCTTTCGATGCGTTGCTGGCGCCGATCGTTGGCCGAGATCTCATCGTCTTGCCGGAGATGTTCACCACCGGTTTCGCCATGGATGCCGGCGAGAGCGCGCTGCCCGAACAGCAGGTGATCGAATGGCTGCACGGTTGGGCGGTGAAAAGCCACGCGTTAATCGGCGGCAGCGTGGCGCTGAAAACCGACGAGGGCGCGGTCAACCGCTTCCTGTTGGTGGAGCCGGGCGGCCAGGTGCACGCCTATGACAAACGCCACCTGTTCCGCATGGCCGGCGAACACCTGCACTACCAGGCCGGCAACCGGCGTGAAATCTTCGAGTGGCGCGGCTGGCGCATCCTGCCGCAGATCTGCTACGACCTGCGTTTCCCGGTTTGGGCGCGCTATCAGCAGGATTACGATCTGGCGCTGTACGTCGCCAACTGGCCGGCGCCGCGCAGCAGCCATTGGCAAACGCTGCTGGCGGCGCGGGCGATTGAAAATCAGGTGTATGTGGCGGGCTGCAACCGGGTAGGCGAAGATCCCAACGGCCTGAACTACAGCGGAGACAGCTTGATCATCAGCCCTCAGGGCGAGATCCTGGCGGATGCGGAGCCCGGCGCGGCCACGCGGTTGGACGCCGAGCTGTCGCTGGAAACCCTGCAGAGTTACCGCAGCGCCTTCCCGGCCTGGCGCGATGCCGACAGCTTTCTGCGTTTAGACTGA
- a CDS encoding pyridoxal phosphate-dependent aminotransferase encodes MSTSALVPESKLPSLGTTIFTQMSALAQQHQAINLSQGFPDFDGPDYLKERLAWHVAQGANQYAPMTGVAPLREAIADKTAELYGWQPDAAAEVTVTAGATEALFAAISALVRPGDEVICFDPSYDSYAPAVTLAGGILKRIALQPPAFAVDWPKFAAALSPRTRLVIVNTPHNPSATAWQAEDMQQLWHAIAEREIYVLSDEVYEHICFAKGGHASVLAHPQLRQRAIAVSSFGKTFHMTGWKVGYCVAPAALSAEVRKVHQYLTFSVNTPAQLALADSLRAEPEHWRQLPAFYRAKRDRFVQALASSRLEILPCAGTYFLLADYSAISDLDDVAFCHWLTEHVGVAAIPLSVFCADPFPHKLIRLCFAKQDATLDAAAERLCRL; translated from the coding sequence ATGAGCACTTCCGCATTGGTTCCCGAAAGCAAACTGCCCTCACTGGGCACCACCATCTTTACCCAGATGAGCGCGCTGGCGCAGCAGCACCAGGCGATCAACCTGTCTCAGGGCTTCCCCGATTTCGACGGCCCAGACTACCTGAAAGAACGTCTGGCCTGGCACGTCGCCCAGGGCGCCAACCAATATGCGCCGATGACCGGCGTGGCGCCGCTGCGGGAAGCCATCGCCGACAAAACCGCCGAGCTGTATGGCTGGCAGCCGGACGCCGCCGCCGAAGTGACCGTCACCGCCGGCGCCACCGAAGCGCTGTTTGCCGCCATCAGTGCGCTGGTGCGCCCCGGCGACGAGGTGATCTGTTTCGATCCCAGCTACGACAGCTATGCACCGGCGGTGACGCTGGCCGGCGGCATACTCAAACGCATCGCCCTGCAGCCGCCCGCGTTTGCCGTGGATTGGCCAAAGTTCGCCGCCGCGCTGTCACCGCGCACCCGCCTGGTGATCGTCAACACGCCGCACAACCCGTCCGCTACCGCCTGGCAGGCGGAAGACATGCAGCAGCTGTGGCACGCTATCGCCGAACGCGAAATCTACGTGCTCAGCGACGAGGTTTACGAACACATCTGCTTCGCCAAAGGCGGGCACGCCAGCGTGCTGGCCCACCCGCAGCTGCGCCAGCGCGCGATCGCGGTGTCCTCCTTCGGTAAAACCTTCCACATGACCGGCTGGAAAGTGGGTTACTGCGTGGCGCCCGCCGCGCTGAGTGCCGAGGTGCGCAAAGTGCATCAATACCTGACCTTTTCGGTCAATACCCCGGCGCAGCTGGCGCTGGCGGATAGCCTGCGCGCCGAGCCGGAGCACTGGCGACAGCTTCCGGCGTTCTATCGCGCCAAACGCGACCGCTTTGTGCAAGCGCTGGCGAGCAGCCGACTGGAAATTTTACCCTGCGCGGGTACATACTTCTTGCTGGCAGACTACAGCGCCATCTCCGATCTGGACGATGTGGCATTCTGCCATTGGTTAACCGAGCACGTGGGCGTGGCGGCCATTCCGCTGTCGGTCTTCTGTGCCGATCCTTTCCCTCATAAATTGATCCGGCTGTGCTTCGCTAAACAGGACGCCACGCTGGATGCAGCTGCGGAGCGGTTATGTCGACTTTAA
- a CDS encoding methylthioribulose 1-phosphate dehydratase, with protein MTDNPQLTALLAACHWIGDKGWCPATGGNMSLRLDERQCLVTESGKDKGSLSAADFLQVDIADNHVPSGRTPSAETGLHTLLYRLSAHIGAVLHTHSVNATVLSRVERGDALVLQGYEMQKSLAGQRSHLDSVAIPIFDNDQDIPQLAARVAAYAEATPLQYGFLVRGHGLYCWGSQVAEARRHLEGLEFLFQCELQRRLLEAK; from the coding sequence ATGACGGATAATCCGCAACTTACCGCATTGCTGGCGGCCTGCCACTGGATTGGCGACAAAGGCTGGTGCCCGGCGACCGGCGGCAACATGTCGCTGCGCCTGGACGAACGTCAGTGCCTGGTCACCGAGTCCGGCAAAGACAAGGGTAGCCTGAGCGCCGCCGATTTTCTGCAGGTGGATATCGCCGACAATCATGTGCCGAGCGGCCGCACGCCATCGGCGGAGACTGGGCTGCATACGCTGCTCTACCGCCTGTCTGCGCACATCGGCGCGGTGCTGCATACCCATTCCGTCAACGCTACCGTCTTGTCGCGGGTGGAACGCGGCGATGCGCTGGTGTTGCAGGGGTACGAAATGCAGAAGTCGCTGGCCGGCCAGCGCAGCCACCTGGACAGCGTGGCGATCCCCATTTTCGACAACGATCAGGACATTCCCCAGCTGGCTGCGCGCGTGGCGGCCTATGCCGAGGCCACGCCGTTGCAATACGGCTTTCTGGTGCGCGGCCACGGTCTGTATTGCTGGGGGAGTCAGGTGGCGGAAGCTCGCCGTCATCTCGAAGGGCTGGAATTCTTGTTCCAGTGTGAACTGCAACGCCGCTTACTGGAGGCGAAATGA
- the mtnC gene encoding acireductone synthase, with amino-acid sequence MIRAIVTDIEGTTSDIRFVHQVLFPYARERLADFVRRHAAESEVAAPLAALRAEIDQPQADLDTLIAALYRFMDEDRKSTALKALQGIIWRSGYREGDFRGHLYPEVAGQLAAWQRQGVKLYVYSSGSVEAQKLLFGHSDAGDLQPLFSGYFDTHVGAKRETASYRNIAQAIGIAPDELLFLSDIHQELDAAQTAGWHTCQLIRDDADDQSQHPQVNRFDRIDLGEFVS; translated from the coding sequence ATGATCCGCGCTATCGTGACCGATATTGAAGGTACCACCAGCGATATTCGCTTCGTGCATCAGGTACTGTTTCCTTACGCCCGCGAACGGCTGGCAGATTTTGTGCGCCGCCATGCCGCTGAGAGCGAAGTCGCCGCACCGCTGGCGGCGCTGCGCGCTGAAATTGACCAGCCGCAGGCTGATCTCGACACGCTGATCGCCGCCCTGTACCGCTTTATGGATGAAGATCGCAAATCCACCGCGCTCAAGGCGTTGCAGGGCATTATCTGGCGCAGCGGTTACCGCGAAGGGGACTTCCGTGGGCATCTGTATCCGGAAGTCGCGGGACAGTTGGCCGCCTGGCAGCGGCAGGGAGTGAAGCTTTACGTCTATTCCTCCGGTTCGGTGGAGGCGCAGAAGCTGCTGTTCGGCCACAGCGACGCGGGCGATCTGCAGCCGCTGTTCAGCGGCTATTTCGATACGCACGTCGGCGCCAAGCGTGAAACCGCGTCGTATCGCAACATCGCGCAGGCTATCGGCATCGCGCCCGACGAGCTGCTGTTTTTGTCCGACATCCACCAGGAGCTGGATGCGGCGCAGACCGCCGGCTGGCATACCTGCCAGCTGATCCGCGATGACGCGGACGACCAGAGCCAGCATCCGCAGGTTAACCGTTTTGATCGTATCGATTTAGGGGAGTTCGTCTCATGA
- a CDS encoding 1,2-dihydroxy-3-keto-5-methylthiopentene dioxygenase — MSGLTIFSDTAPQQPLWQSRDAQEIQRQLAQIGVRFERWQADRELGDNPQPEAVIAAYQHEIDRLVAEKGYQSWDVISMRPDHEQRQALREKFLSEHTHGEDEVRFFVEGAGLFCLHLDGKIFQILCEKNDLISVPANTRHWFDMGSAPHFTAIRVFDNPEGWVAHFTGDKIADDYPRLD; from the coding sequence ATGAGTGGATTGACCATTTTCAGCGATACAGCGCCGCAGCAGCCGCTGTGGCAGAGCCGCGATGCGCAGGAGATCCAGCGGCAGTTGGCGCAAATCGGCGTGCGCTTTGAGCGCTGGCAGGCAGATCGCGAGCTGGGCGACAATCCGCAGCCGGAGGCGGTGATCGCCGCCTATCAGCATGAGATAGACCGGCTGGTGGCGGAAAAGGGCTACCAGAGCTGGGACGTGATCAGCATGCGGCCGGACCACGAACAGCGCCAGGCGCTGCGCGAAAAATTCCTGTCCGAACATACGCACGGCGAAGATGAAGTGCGCTTTTTCGTCGAAGGCGCAGGGCTGTTTTGCCTGCATCTGGACGGCAAGATCTTCCAGATCCTGTGCGAAAAGAACGATCTGATCTCGGTGCCGGCCAACACCCGGCACTGGTTCGATATGGGCTCGGCCCCGCATTTCACCGCGATCCGGGTGTTCGACAACCCGGAAGGCTGGGTGGCGCATTTCACCGGCGACAAGATCGCCGATGATTACCCGCGTCTGGACTGA